A single genomic interval of Syntrophaceae bacterium harbors:
- a CDS encoding SPFH domain-containing protein, protein MGTDNLVFLEVLEWFDETGQELVHRIPEKGSGEIKYGAQLTVRESQSAVFFYQGKAYDAFGPGRHTLTTLNIPILTKVLSLPWGMTSPLRAEVYFVNMKLFPNLKWGTRDPVAFRDSELGLIRLRAHGVYSIQVLQPALLVNRLVGTQGMYGTPEIEDYLSQAIVSRFNDLMGETIDTVFKLPGRYEELSAGLVKRLQEDFSHFGLGLQALYINSITPPAEVQKAIDDKSRLAVFDDVNKLLKVKAAMALEKAAETKTEAGAALGMGLGLMMPAFFTEYMRQGGRAEAMTCPECRGPVTADAKFCPGCGHQLVVFNRCPRCGKNLTPHAKFCSRCGAPAGEAPGPKTCPQCRAENLPDSVYCNHCGNKIG, encoded by the coding sequence ATGGGGACCGACAATCTCGTATTCCTGGAAGTGCTGGAGTGGTTCGACGAGACGGGGCAGGAGCTCGTGCACCGCATCCCCGAGAAGGGCTCGGGGGAGATCAAGTACGGCGCCCAGCTCACCGTGCGGGAGAGCCAGTCGGCCGTGTTCTTCTACCAGGGCAAGGCCTACGACGCCTTCGGCCCGGGGCGGCACACGCTCACGACGCTCAACATCCCCATCCTCACCAAGGTCCTGAGCCTCCCCTGGGGCATGACGAGCCCCCTGCGGGCCGAGGTTTACTTCGTCAACATGAAGCTCTTCCCCAACCTCAAGTGGGGGACGCGCGACCCCGTCGCCTTCCGGGACTCCGAGCTGGGCCTCATCCGCCTGCGCGCCCATGGCGTCTACAGCATCCAGGTGCTGCAGCCCGCCCTGCTGGTCAACCGCCTCGTCGGCACGCAGGGCATGTACGGCACCCCGGAGATCGAGGACTACCTGAGCCAGGCCATCGTCTCGCGGTTCAACGATCTGATGGGCGAGACGATCGATACCGTCTTCAAGCTCCCGGGCCGCTACGAGGAGCTCTCCGCGGGGCTCGTGAAGCGGCTCCAGGAGGACTTCAGCCACTTCGGCCTGGGGCTGCAGGCCCTCTACATCAACTCCATCACGCCGCCCGCGGAGGTGCAGAAGGCCATCGACGACAAGAGCCGGCTTGCCGTCTTCGACGACGTGAACAAGCTGCTCAAGGTCAAGGCCGCCATGGCCCTCGAGAAGGCCGCCGAGACGAAGACCGAGGCGGGCGCGGCGCTCGGGATGGGCCTGGGGCTCATGATGCCCGCCTTCTTCACGGAGTACATGCGGCAGGGCGGCCGCGCCGAGGCCATGACATGCCCGGAGTGCAGGGGGCCCGTCACGGCCGACGCGAAGTTCTGCCCGGGCTGCGGCCACCAGCTCGTCGTCTTCAACCGCTGCCCCCGGTGCGGCAAGAACCTCACGCCCCATGCGAAGTTCTGCTCGCGCTGCGGCGCACCCGCCGGCGAGGCCCCGGGCCCGAAAACCTGCCCGCAGTGCCGGGCCGAAAACCTGCCCGACTCGGTGTACTGCAATCACTGTGGAAACAAGATCGGATAG
- a CDS encoding PA2779 family protein yields the protein MVSRLRNPLLALGVALYLSCLMVSPAVAGMVGSVTSQGAATETRQDELSRIQRALETEIVKEKLKAYGLTPGEIEQKLQGLSDEQIHMLAQASDRVLAGGDALGVVIAILVIILLVILILKLTDKSIVIK from the coding sequence ATGGTATCCAGACTTCGCAACCCCCTCCTTGCACTGGGCGTCGCCCTCTACCTGTCCTGCCTCATGGTCTCCCCCGCCGTCGCCGGCATGGTGGGATCGGTGACCTCCCAGGGTGCAGCCACCGAGACCCGACAGGACGAGTTGAGCCGGATCCAGCGGGCGCTGGAGACGGAGATCGTCAAGGAAAAGCTCAAGGCCTACGGTCTGACCCCCGGCGAGATCGAGCAGAAGCTCCAGGGACTCTCGGATGAGCAGATTCACATGCTCGCCCAGGCCTCGGACCGGGTGCTGGCCGGCGGCGATGCGCTCGGCGTCGTCATCGCCATCCTGGTGATCATCCTGCTGGTGATCCTGATCCTGAAGCTGACAGACAAGAGCATCGTGATCAAGTAA
- a CDS encoding tetratricopeptide repeat protein, translated as MQRLLLLFAVLVLAGCAMPKIIILDDPLTAQQHNDLGVAYEEKGDFALAEKEYEKALKKNREWVIPYLNLGHLYYRQNRLDRAEHILREGLRARGDHPDLLNNLAWVLMEKGRLEHAQYLVDKAIAIEDKEEYRDTRREILERMKEK; from the coding sequence ATGCAGAGGCTTCTTCTGCTGTTTGCCGTCCTCGTCCTGGCGGGCTGCGCGATGCCGAAGATCATCATCCTCGACGACCCGCTGACGGCCCAGCAGCACAACGACCTCGGCGTGGCCTACGAGGAGAAGGGCGACTTCGCCCTGGCCGAGAAGGAATACGAGAAGGCCCTGAAGAAGAACCGGGAGTGGGTGATCCCCTACCTGAACCTCGGGCACCTCTACTACCGGCAGAACAGGCTCGACCGGGCGGAGCACATCCTGCGCGAGGGCCTGCGGGCCAGGGGCGACCACCCCGACCTGCTCAACAACCTCGCCTGGGTCCTCATGGAAAAGGGACGGCTCGAGCACGCGCAGTACCTCGTCGACAAGGCCATCGCCATCGAGGACAAGGAGGAATACCGCGACACCCGCCGGGAGATCCTCGAGCGCATGAAAGAGAAGTAG
- a CDS encoding ferritin family protein yields MNFATLQDALTFAMEKEKRANELYLLFRGKVKDEGARTLLQELADQEMGHWRMIREALESGSVEGIAAKAKGRDIQLSDTMVEIELTPDSTPQDIMVFAMQMEKKALDFYAGLRDRYRGTDLEALFDRLAREEMRHKEILEKEYEQHFAQWM; encoded by the coding sequence ATGAACTTTGCGACATTGCAGGACGCACTCACGTTCGCCATGGAAAAGGAGAAAAGGGCAAACGAGCTCTATCTTCTCTTCCGCGGCAAGGTGAAGGACGAGGGAGCCAGGACGCTGCTGCAGGAACTCGCGGACCAGGAGATGGGGCACTGGAGGATGATCCGCGAGGCGCTCGAAAGCGGCTCCGTCGAGGGAATCGCCGCGAAGGCGAAGGGACGCGACATCCAGCTGTCGGACACCATGGTCGAGATCGAGCTCACCCCGGACAGCACCCCGCAGGACATCATGGTCTTCGCCATGCAGATGGAAAAGAAGGCCCTCGACTTCTACGCGGGGCTGCGCGACCGCTACAGGGGCACGGACCTCGAGGCCCTGTTCGACCGGCTGGCCCGGGAGGAGATGCGGCACAAGGAGATCCTGGAAAAGGAGTACGAGCAGCACTTCGCGCAGTGGATGTAA
- a CDS encoding peptidase C39, translated as MKRIALLLLLTASNALALEIEGVPFVKQDSQFCGPAALASVMTYHGVQTDQKTVGAAVHSEKLQGALITDLERFAREAGLEAKSGRGTPEGLKAAIDRGRPVIVLVDLGLWVVSRPHYLVVFGYDGEGFIAHDGATPGNRYPYARFAEIWGKMGNAYLLVHK; from the coding sequence TTGAAGAGAATCGCCCTTCTGCTGCTTCTCACGGCTTCGAACGCCCTCGCTCTCGAGATCGAGGGCGTTCCTTTCGTGAAACAGGACTCGCAGTTCTGCGGCCCGGCGGCGCTTGCCTCCGTGATGACCTACCACGGGGTCCAGACGGACCAGAAAACGGTCGGGGCCGCCGTGCACAGCGAAAAGCTCCAGGGGGCCCTCATCACCGACCTGGAGCGCTTCGCCCGGGAAGCGGGCCTCGAGGCGAAATCGGGCCGGGGGACCCCGGAGGGGCTCAAGGCGGCAATCGACCGGGGACGGCCCGTCATCGTGCTCGTGGACCTCGGCCTCTGGGTGGTCTCGAGGCCCCACTACTTGGTGGTCTTCGGATACGACGGCGAGGGGTTCATCGCGCACGACGGCGCCACTCCGGGCAACCGCTACCCCTACGCCCGCTTCGCCGAGATCTGGGGGAAGATGGGGAATGCCTACCTGCTCGTGCACAAGTAA